From Nitrospiraceae bacterium, a single genomic window includes:
- the kdsB gene encoding 3-deoxy-manno-octulosonate cytidylyltransferase — protein MATTDSLVSLCIPARYGSSRFPGKPLALLAGKPLIQHVYEAVQQVSQVGQILVITDQESIEQVVKSFGGEVCLVKEYCRTGTDRVAKVASQFKYDVIVNLQADEIPQHPGLLDDLILPFLASTAGVGTLKRQLHRTQDLTNPSIVKVVTDINGQALYFSRSPIPCWRDGVPSGNNHIAYMHLGVYIFKKSDLLRFAGLPSGYLEEAEKLEQLRALEHGLPIMVWETKHESIRIDTPEDIMTAEGLLSRDSWNSKESLLGTGERVENR, from the coding sequence ATGGCCACAACTGACTCCCTCGTCAGCCTGTGTATTCCTGCTCGCTACGGATCGTCACGATTTCCTGGGAAACCGCTCGCTCTTTTAGCCGGAAAGCCCCTTATCCAGCATGTCTATGAAGCGGTTCAACAGGTTTCGCAGGTAGGACAAATCTTGGTTATTACCGACCAGGAATCCATTGAACAAGTGGTCAAAAGTTTTGGTGGAGAAGTCTGTCTCGTCAAGGAATACTGTCGAACCGGAACGGACCGAGTGGCGAAAGTGGCTTCTCAGTTCAAATATGACGTGATTGTGAACCTGCAAGCTGATGAAATTCCTCAGCATCCTGGGTTGCTGGATGATCTCATCCTTCCTTTTTTGGCATCTACGGCAGGGGTGGGGACATTGAAAAGGCAACTACACCGCACACAAGACCTTACCAATCCGTCAATCGTCAAGGTGGTGACCGATATCAATGGGCAGGCCCTGTATTTCTCACGGAGCCCGATACCCTGCTGGCGCGATGGGGTACCTTCAGGAAATAATCATATCGCCTATATGCATTTGGGAGTGTATATTTTCAAGAAATCAGATCTATTACGATTTGCCGGGTTGCCATCGGGATATCTTGAGGAGGCAGAAAAATTAGAACAATTGCGGGCATTAGAACATGGCCTGCCGATAATGGTTTGGGAAACGAAACACGAATCTATTCGTATCGATACTCCTGAAGATATTATGACTGCGGAGGGCCTTTTATCCAGGGACTCCTGGAACTCGAAAGAGAGTCTGTTGGGGACCGGAGAGAGGGTTGAAAATAGATAG
- the lepB gene encoding signal peptidase I, translating to MTESSEKNLQEESSVTSSSKEMEVSKKSIIREYAEALIIAIILALTIRVFVVQAFKIPSGSMIPTLMIGDHILVSKLAYGFQLPKDCEFQVSFPPVTCFSSTIVMNFDPPSRGDIIVFRYPEDENKDFIKRVIGLPGDTIHIQNKHVIVNGQPLLDEGFTQRVDPGIIDGRINPRDNLGPLTVPPDSYFVMGDNRDQSLDSRFWGFVRMDKIKGRAFLVYWSWNGQGAWTDWIRWERIGKIIE from the coding sequence ATGACCGAATCTTCCGAAAAAAATCTTCAGGAGGAATCTTCGGTTACCTCAAGTTCCAAGGAAATGGAGGTATCCAAAAAATCCATTATTCGAGAATATGCCGAAGCCTTGATCATTGCGATTATTCTGGCTCTAACCATTCGGGTCTTTGTGGTCCAGGCCTTTAAGATCCCATCAGGGTCGATGATTCCGACCTTGATGATTGGCGATCATATCCTTGTTTCCAAGCTGGCCTATGGGTTCCAGCTGCCGAAAGATTGTGAATTTCAGGTCTCGTTCCCGCCCGTGACGTGTTTTTCTTCAACGATTGTGATGAATTTCGATCCTCCGTCGCGTGGGGATATCATTGTGTTTCGTTACCCCGAGGATGAAAATAAGGATTTCATTAAGCGGGTAATCGGACTACCTGGTGATACTATTCATATTCAAAATAAACACGTGATTGTGAATGGACAGCCATTGTTGGATGAAGGATTTACGCAGAGAGTCGATCCTGGAATTATTGATGGTCGTATCAATCCTCGGGATAATCTTGGTCCCTTAACCGTTCCTCCGGACTCCTACTTTGTGATGGGTGATAACCGTGACCAAAGTTTGGATAGTCGGTTTTGGGGATTTGTGCGAATGGATAAAATTAAAGGTAGGGCATTTCTTGTGTATTGGTCATGGAATGGGCAGGGAGCTTGGACCGATTGGATCCGATGGGAACGAATCGGGAAGATCATTGAATAG
- the bioA gene encoding adenosylmethionine--8-amino-7-oxononanoate transaminase — protein sequence MTFKTTRTALEKDDCDYVWHPFTQMQEWERQPPLIIRRGKGSYVYDMDGNAYLDATSSIWVNIHGHRHPRIDEAIRHQLTQVAHTTLLGLSNPPAIQLAKALIRLAPKGLQKVFYSDNGSTAVEVAVKMAIQYWQQCANPQPRKTRFIHLGMSYHGDTVGGMSLSGVELFRRSFSPLLFASHDVDSPYCYRCPLQLHFPQCGLACLDPLEKLLSTQHQEIAGLILEPMVQAVAGIIPSPPGYLKHVRELCTRYKVLFIADEVATGFGRTGRMFACEHEEISPDIMAIAKGLTGGYLPLAATLTTNAIYEAFLGEGHENKTFFHGHSYAGNPLGCAAALANLAIFKSERTLAKLQRRIPKFRRALDSLTEDPWVGDIRQCGFMVGIELVQQKSNKMPFPATERIGQKIALTARALGLLIRPIGTIMILIPPLSASAKELDQMVSILKLAISVVRESNTSSPISSTPEGLKRISDETR from the coding sequence ATGACTTTCAAGACGACCCGCACAGCATTAGAAAAAGACGATTGCGATTACGTATGGCACCCTTTTACCCAAATGCAGGAATGGGAACGCCAGCCACCTCTCATCATCAGACGCGGAAAAGGTTCGTACGTCTATGATATGGATGGCAATGCCTATCTCGATGCGACGTCATCCATCTGGGTCAATATTCATGGACATCGACATCCTCGCATTGATGAGGCCATTCGCCATCAACTTACCCAGGTGGCTCATACGACATTGCTGGGACTTTCCAACCCACCAGCCATTCAATTGGCGAAGGCCCTTATTCGTCTTGCTCCCAAAGGGTTACAAAAAGTCTTCTATTCCGATAACGGCTCTACCGCCGTTGAAGTTGCCGTAAAAATGGCCATTCAGTATTGGCAACAATGTGCGAATCCCCAACCACGAAAAACTCGGTTTATCCATCTTGGCATGTCCTATCACGGGGACACGGTGGGAGGAATGAGCCTCAGCGGAGTCGAACTGTTCCGTAGATCTTTTTCGCCGCTCCTCTTTGCCAGCCATGATGTGGATTCCCCCTATTGCTATCGATGTCCCCTTCAATTACATTTCCCTCAATGTGGGCTTGCCTGCCTTGATCCGCTTGAAAAGCTTCTTTCCACACAGCATCAAGAAATTGCAGGCCTCATTCTTGAGCCCATGGTGCAAGCGGTCGCCGGGATCATTCCTTCGCCTCCAGGATACTTAAAACACGTCAGAGAGTTATGCACGCGGTATAAGGTCCTATTCATTGCCGATGAGGTTGCCACCGGATTTGGACGAACAGGTCGGATGTTTGCTTGTGAGCATGAAGAAATTTCTCCGGATATCATGGCTATAGCCAAAGGTTTAACGGGAGGCTATCTCCCATTGGCCGCCACATTGACCACGAACGCCATTTATGAAGCGTTTTTGGGAGAAGGGCACGAAAACAAAACCTTTTTCCATGGACATAGTTATGCCGGGAATCCTTTGGGATGCGCGGCGGCTCTGGCCAACCTTGCCATCTTTAAAAGTGAACGAACCCTCGCAAAGCTTCAACGGCGGATCCCTAAATTTCGCAGAGCTCTTGACTCCCTGACCGAAGACCCTTGGGTTGGGGATATCCGGCAATGTGGCTTTATGGTTGGGATTGAATTAGTTCAACAGAAATCCAATAAAATGCCGTTCCCGGCAACCGAACGTATTGGCCAGAAAATAGCCCTTACCGCGAGAGCATTAGGACTACTGATCCGTCCCATCGGGACCATTATGATTCTCATTCCCCCTCTTTCCGCAAGCGCCAAGGAACTCGATCAAATGGTGTCTATTTTAAAACTGGCCATTTCAGTGGTCCGTGAATCCAACACATCTTCCCCAATATCATCAACGCCGGAAGGATTGAAGCGTATCTCGGACGAGACTAGATAA
- a CDS encoding SAM-dependent chlorinase/fluorinase: MTSAISLVTLVTDFGDVDYFVPSMKGVMLGINSQIRIVDLTHRIPAHGVEQAAFFLKSCYQYFPDGTVHVVVVDPGVGSSRRAILASTSRHFFLAPDNGVLTYVLQEETGVQVRSIENKQYRLDSIGATFDGRDLFAPSAAWLTKGQVPGSYGRLIHDYVKLPLDPPRMEGHALHGRIVYIDHFGNAITNLTLTDIETFRSVTKKEYSGLKTGEIVIKGIKTHYEEGALGYPEGLINSNGHIEIFVKQGRAVDRCQLRIGQTVELI; the protein is encoded by the coding sequence ATGACTTCCGCCATTTCCTTGGTTACGTTGGTTACTGATTTTGGGGATGTCGATTATTTTGTTCCAAGTATGAAGGGCGTGATGCTCGGCATTAATTCTCAAATACGCATCGTCGATCTGACGCATCGAATTCCGGCACATGGGGTTGAACAAGCCGCATTTTTTTTGAAATCATGTTATCAATATTTTCCCGATGGAACGGTGCATGTGGTGGTCGTAGACCCCGGGGTAGGGAGCTCTCGAAGAGCGATTTTGGCTTCAACGTCCAGGCATTTTTTCCTGGCTCCTGATAATGGGGTCTTGACCTATGTTCTTCAAGAGGAAACCGGAGTTCAAGTCCGATCGATTGAAAATAAACAATATCGATTGGACTCCATTGGAGCGACGTTTGATGGACGGGATTTATTTGCTCCTTCGGCAGCGTGGCTGACGAAGGGACAGGTTCCCGGTTCCTACGGGCGTCTCATTCATGATTACGTCAAGCTTCCCCTTGATCCCCCACGTATGGAAGGACATGCCCTCCATGGGCGAATTGTTTATATCGACCATTTTGGCAATGCCATAACGAATTTGACTTTAACCGACATCGAAACGTTTCGATCAGTGACCAAAAAAGAATACTCCGGGCTCAAAACTGGAGAGATCGTCATTAAGGGAATCAAAACTCATTACGAAGAAGGCGCCTTAGGATACCCGGAAGGTCTCATAAATAGTAATGGGCATATCGAGATTTTTGTGAAGCAAGGACGAGCCGTGGACCGGTGTCAATTGCGCATTGGCCAGACGGTTGAGCTTATCTAG
- the greA gene encoding transcription elongation factor GreA yields the protein MKIPMTKKGYEALQAELARLRREDRPKNIQAITEAREHGDLRENAEYKAAKEQQQFIDTRMSELEHKLSLAQVVEISPGQSETVVFGATVTILSLESQEEKRYTLVGQEEADIQNGLISVQAPIGRALIGHRVGDIVEVHRPAGVIEYQIQSICFEEL from the coding sequence ATGAAAATTCCTATGACAAAAAAAGGGTATGAGGCACTACAAGCGGAACTGGCCAGACTACGAAGGGAAGATCGCCCTAAAAACATTCAAGCAATTACCGAGGCTCGTGAGCATGGTGATCTCAGAGAAAATGCCGAATATAAAGCCGCCAAAGAGCAACAACAATTTATTGATACACGGATGTCCGAACTTGAGCATAAACTCAGCCTTGCCCAAGTGGTGGAAATATCGCCCGGGCAGAGTGAAACGGTCGTGTTTGGAGCCACAGTCACCATTTTAAGCTTAGAGTCACAAGAAGAAAAGCGCTATACCTTGGTGGGACAAGAAGAGGCCGATATCCAAAATGGTTTGATTTCGGTTCAAGCACCTATTGGGCGTGCGCTGATCGGGCATCGAGTCGGGGATATTGTTGAAGTGCATCGACCCGCCGGAGTTATTGAATATCAAATTCAGTCCATTTGTTTTGAGGAGCTATAA
- the rfaE1 gene encoding D-glycero-beta-D-manno-heptose-7-phosphate kinase yields MKPLSVVPSISARKFKEYIQRFSRARILVVGDLILDHYVWGKVHRVSPEAPVPIVHVDSESYRMGGAANVYHNILTLGGQAELCGMVGADHVGKQFLADIRRSSPLTSGVFVDSSRPTIKKTRVVAHNQQIVRFDVEQRHDISSQQTKKIIKHVASRLPEASCLVISDYAKGMITVDLMKAIQSLAEQFGVPVVVDPKVEHMAYYQGVTVITPNHLEAKQAAGFLPSQDVPIEHIGLVLQQRLQCQAVVVTRGEEGMSIFEKNGQTWTIPAVARQVYDVTGAGDTVISTLALALSAKAPLSEAAVLANQAASIVVGMVGTATVTRAQLQEALLHGHN; encoded by the coding sequence ATGAAACCGCTATCCGTTGTCCCATCGATTTCCGCTCGGAAATTTAAGGAGTATATTCAACGCTTCTCCCGTGCTCGCATTCTGGTTGTCGGAGATCTCATTCTCGATCATTATGTCTGGGGCAAGGTGCATCGTGTCTCTCCGGAAGCGCCTGTACCGATCGTTCATGTGGATTCTGAATCGTACAGAATGGGTGGAGCAGCGAATGTGTATCATAATATTCTGACATTAGGTGGACAGGCTGAACTGTGTGGCATGGTTGGTGCCGATCATGTTGGAAAACAATTCCTTGCCGACATTCGACGATCGTCCCCGTTGACTTCCGGTGTGTTTGTAGACTCTAGTCGTCCTACCATAAAAAAAACCAGAGTGGTAGCCCATAATCAGCAAATTGTTCGATTTGATGTGGAACAACGCCATGATATTTCCTCTCAACAGACAAAAAAAATAATAAAACATGTGGCTTCTCGTCTTCCTGAAGCCTCCTGCCTGGTGATTTCCGATTATGCGAAGGGCATGATCACAGTAGACCTGATGAAGGCCATTCAAAGTCTGGCTGAGCAATTCGGCGTGCCGGTTGTGGTGGATCCGAAGGTCGAGCATATGGCGTATTATCAGGGAGTGACGGTTATCACCCCCAATCATCTCGAAGCCAAACAGGCAGCTGGATTCCTCCCAAGCCAGGATGTTCCGATTGAACACATCGGCCTTGTGCTCCAACAACGATTACAGTGCCAGGCAGTCGTGGTCACGAGGGGAGAGGAGGGAATGAGTATTTTTGAAAAGAACGGCCAAACCTGGACCATCCCAGCCGTAGCTCGACAAGTCTATGATGTCACCGGAGCAGGCGATACCGTCATCAGCACTCTTGCATTAGCGCTGAGTGCAAAAGCCCCACTTTCTGAAGCCGCGGTATTAGCCAATCAGGCCGCAAGTATTGTCGTGGGTATGGTGGGTACCGCCACAGTGACGCGGGCACAACTCCAAGAGGCTTTACTCCATGGCCACAACTGA
- a CDS encoding CTP synthase — MSKFLFVTGGVVSSLGKGLSSAAIGHLLESRGMTITFLKLDPYINVDPGTMNPYQHGEVYVTDDGAETDLDLGHYERFTTVQLHRENNCTTGRIYESVIQRERRGEYLGATVQVVPHITDAIKQTILNVAHDVDVVIVEIGGTVGDIESLPFLEAIRQMPYEVGRENVLYIHLTLVPYIGTAGELKTKPTQHSVNKLREIGIQPNILLCRTDRFLPPGVKDKIAMFCNVDKGSVITAKDVDSIYEVPIILRKEGLDELIVRLLHLETRPPNLRDWDILVQKIKRPRHEVTIALVGKYVESRESYKSVSEALTHGGLHDETGVHIQWVESGDIEKDGPERLLADVDGILIPGGFGLRGIEGKIDTIRYARERHLPFFGICLGMQCAVIEIARSLGGLQHANSSEFNPDTPHPVIDLLPEQRSIQEKGGTMRLGGFPCRLIPNTLSFAAYGQSDIRERHRHRYEFNNEYLEALTSKGLTVSGTSPDGRLVEIIELQGHPWFVGTQFHPEFQSRLCSPHPLFSAFIGAALQRKFGT, encoded by the coding sequence ATGAGTAAATTTCTTTTTGTGACAGGCGGAGTAGTGTCTTCCTTAGGGAAAGGGTTGTCTTCTGCGGCTATCGGGCATTTATTAGAAAGCCGTGGCATGACTATCACCTTTCTCAAGCTGGACCCCTACATCAATGTCGACCCTGGGACGATGAATCCCTATCAACACGGGGAAGTCTATGTCACCGATGATGGAGCGGAAACCGACTTGGACTTGGGGCATTATGAGCGATTTACGACAGTGCAGTTGCATCGTGAAAATAATTGTACGACAGGGCGGATTTATGAGTCGGTGATTCAAAGGGAGCGAAGAGGGGAATATCTTGGAGCGACGGTTCAGGTCGTCCCACATATCACGGACGCCATTAAGCAAACGATTCTCAATGTGGCCCATGACGTGGATGTCGTGATCGTGGAAATTGGAGGGACCGTTGGAGATATTGAAAGTTTGCCCTTTTTAGAAGCCATTCGGCAAATGCCCTATGAGGTTGGTCGGGAAAACGTCTTATATATCCATCTCACCTTGGTGCCCTATATCGGAACGGCGGGGGAACTTAAAACCAAACCCACGCAGCATTCCGTTAACAAACTTCGTGAAATCGGCATTCAACCCAATATCCTGCTGTGCCGGACGGATCGCTTTCTCCCTCCTGGCGTGAAAGATAAAATTGCCATGTTTTGTAACGTGGATAAAGGTTCTGTCATTACGGCCAAAGATGTGGACTCCATCTATGAGGTACCGATTATCCTGAGAAAAGAGGGCCTAGATGAACTTATTGTCCGCTTACTCCATCTTGAAACGCGCCCACCGAACCTTCGAGATTGGGACATTTTAGTCCAGAAGATTAAGCGGCCTCGCCATGAAGTCACGATAGCACTGGTTGGCAAATATGTAGAATCTCGAGAATCCTATAAAAGCGTATCGGAAGCCTTGACTCATGGCGGATTACACGATGAAACAGGTGTTCATATTCAATGGGTGGAATCAGGTGACATTGAAAAGGACGGGCCCGAACGTCTGTTAGCTGATGTAGACGGAATCTTAATTCCGGGAGGGTTTGGTCTTCGAGGGATCGAAGGGAAAATTGATACGATCCGGTATGCCAGGGAGAGACATCTTCCTTTTTTTGGAATTTGTTTGGGGATGCAATGTGCAGTAATTGAAATTGCCAGAAGTCTAGGCGGACTTCAGCATGCCAATAGTTCAGAATTCAATCCTGACACGCCGCATCCCGTAATCGACCTCCTTCCTGAACAACGATCCATCCAAGAAAAGGGCGGGACAATGAGATTGGGAGGTTTTCCCTGTCGATTGATTCCCAATACGCTGAGCTTTGCCGCCTATGGGCAATCGGATATTCGTGAACGACACCGCCATCGCTATGAATTTAACAATGAATACCTTGAAGCGTTGACCTCAAAGGGTTTGACAGTTAGCGGGACATCCCCTGATGGAAGGTTGGTAGAAATCATCGAATTGCAAGGGCATCCCTGGTTTGTGGGTACACAATTCCATCCAGAGTTTCAGTCTCGCCTGTGTTCTCCTCACCCTCTTTTTTCTGCATTCATTGGCGCCGCACTTCAAAGAAAGTTCGGTACGTAA
- the lepA gene encoding elongation factor 4, translated as MSKAFPQTHIRNFSIIAHIDHGKSTLADRFLEITGAVSPREARAQYLDAMDLERERGITIKAHAVTARYRSSDGQEYQFNLIDTPGHVDFAYEVSRSLAACEGALLLIDATQGVEAQTIANAYLAISNDLVIIPVINKIDLPSADVEGVKVQIRDVLGLSSEEAFLVSAKDGRGVKEVLEGVVKIIPPPAGSIDQPLKALIFDSWFDNYQGAVVLLRVMDGEITPNMMIKLMFSGREFEVLEVGVFSPKRTKVNRLGPGEVGYICAGMKELSDTKIGDTITDSKRPTSVALPGYRDVKPVVFCGLYTTDNAKFEDLRDSLEKLQLNDSSFVYEPETSLALGFGFRCGFLGLLHMEIIRERLEREYGLDLISTAPTVVYRVTTTRGETLVIDNPSKLPDPSQIERIEEPYIKATMITPERYIGNVLQLCQERRGIQVGLQYLDPTRSMLIYEIPLNEIVLDFYDRLKSRTQGYASLDYELLGYRESELVKLDLLLNGETVDALSIIAHKDKVQSRGRQLAEKMKELIPKQMFEIVIQATIGKRIIARETIGALKKNVTAKCYGGDISRKRKLWEKQKEGKKRMKQLGRVEVPQEAFLAILKTDPN; from the coding sequence ATGAGTAAAGCCTTTCCTCAAACCCACATCCGCAATTTTTCAATTATTGCTCATATCGACCACGGCAAATCCACTCTTGCCGACCGGTTTTTGGAGATCACCGGCGCCGTATCTCCACGTGAAGCCCGTGCGCAATATCTGGATGCCATGGACCTGGAGCGTGAGCGCGGCATTACGATCAAAGCACATGCGGTCACAGCACGGTATCGGAGTTCGGATGGACAGGAATACCAGTTTAACCTCATTGATACTCCTGGACATGTGGATTTTGCCTATGAGGTATCACGCAGCCTGGCTGCCTGTGAAGGAGCACTTCTGTTAATCGATGCCACCCAAGGCGTGGAAGCCCAGACGATCGCCAATGCCTATCTGGCGATTTCGAATGATTTAGTGATTATTCCTGTCATCAATAAAATTGATTTACCGAGTGCCGATGTCGAAGGGGTCAAAGTCCAAATTCGAGATGTGTTGGGATTGTCAAGTGAAGAGGCATTTTTAGTCAGTGCTAAAGATGGACGAGGGGTAAAGGAGGTGCTTGAAGGAGTCGTCAAGATAATCCCGCCTCCCGCCGGTTCAATAGATCAACCGTTAAAAGCCCTGATTTTTGACTCCTGGTTCGACAATTATCAGGGCGCGGTGGTGCTTCTTCGAGTCATGGATGGCGAAATCACCCCCAATATGATGATTAAGCTCATGTTTTCCGGACGTGAATTTGAAGTCCTGGAGGTGGGCGTCTTTTCACCGAAACGAACCAAGGTGAATCGGCTGGGGCCCGGGGAAGTCGGATATATTTGCGCCGGGATGAAAGAACTGTCGGACACGAAAATTGGCGATACCATTACCGATTCAAAGCGCCCTACCAGCGTGGCCTTGCCCGGGTACCGGGATGTCAAACCGGTAGTCTTTTGCGGGTTATATACCACCGACAATGCCAAGTTTGAGGACCTGCGGGATTCTCTGGAGAAGTTGCAGCTGAATGATTCCTCCTTTGTTTATGAACCGGAAACGTCACTGGCTTTGGGATTTGGGTTTCGATGCGGGTTTTTGGGGCTTCTTCACATGGAAATTATTCGGGAACGCTTGGAGCGGGAATACGGACTCGATCTGATCAGTACCGCCCCGACGGTGGTATATCGTGTGACGACCACCAGGGGTGAAACCCTGGTCATCGATAATCCCTCCAAACTTCCGGATCCTTCACAAATTGAACGCATTGAAGAGCCCTATATTAAAGCCACGATGATTACGCCTGAACGCTATATCGGAAATGTTCTTCAGTTGTGTCAGGAGCGTCGGGGCATCCAAGTCGGGCTACAATATCTCGACCCAACCCGCTCCATGTTAATCTATGAAATCCCGCTTAATGAAATTGTGTTAGACTTCTATGATCGCCTTAAATCACGTACGCAAGGCTATGCATCATTGGACTATGAATTGCTCGGCTATCGCGAGTCTGAATTGGTGAAATTAGATTTATTGCTGAATGGTGAGACGGTAGATGCGCTTTCCATTATCGCCCATAAGGATAAAGTGCAAAGCCGCGGGCGACAATTAGCCGAAAAAATGAAAGAACTCATTCCCAAGCAAATGTTTGAAATTGTCATTCAGGCGACCATAGGCAAACGCATTATTGCCAGGGAAACCATTGGCGCACTCAAGAAAAATGTGACGGCCAAGTGCTATGGTGGGGATATTTCCCGAAAACGCAAATTGTGGGAAAAGCAAAAAGAAGGGAAAAAACGGATGAAACAATTAGGGCGTGTCGAAGTCCCTCAAGAAGCTTTTCTGGCTATTTTAAAGACCGATCCGAACTGA